In Labrus mixtus chromosome 13, fLabMix1.1, whole genome shotgun sequence, a single genomic region encodes these proteins:
- the si:dkey-251i10.3 gene encoding U3 small nucleolar RNA-associated protein 14 homolog A isoform X1, whose product MAKVSSKKKLSKTKAKKSSEVADDSAVKKTEVVYDEEEDEEEDLNDNVTSEEEEEDGEDERRRQKLLEAISALGGKRKKTLGERSEAAVQLSEFSVNAEGEGDKINLSDLIGSMDKTPQVSTKTKKQLKTLQKSNRTVQSPLSKQETERIQRDVAFQKAASEVTRWKGIIKQNQRAEQLVFPLNEEPPGPKPMERVVTGWKARTPLEEEIFALLSANKQPIHDPILTPQEEVSMKAMSLEEAKIRRAELQKARALQSYYEAKTRRERKIKSKKYHRVQNKAKRKDFVKQFDEMVKSDPAAALEELNKMELARMQERMSLKHQNSGKWAKSKAIMAKYDEGARKAMQQQLEVNKDLTQKLVTAVNDEEEEEEEEECEGGDPEVLPDFVNDAEQGVDSSNPWMRGKLSEDPAEKETSEIVDLTAEEESADVEEEEEEEEEEVKETEEEALLREFDSRRKRRQAQETDMIPVISLDDDEEEESKTAVEEEEESITAVEEKEESKVAAEEEEEIAAEEEEEQLSEFTNLYKEIAESRREAEAEQAEAAAAADAETSSAQLEETLMRIRTLEDTEELLMQEDSAADEAPVPPPAAEDPPPASQPAGTNKKRKRGIELKQVLTKATKVIRVPLAQTVEDAEDSDDNQEQRGLIREAFAGDDVVSDFLKEKRKQEDAGKPQVVDLTLPGWGEWGGTGLKPSRRKRKKFRMKAAPPPPRKDVSLPGVIISEKRNRSITLHQVNTLPFPFETHTQFESTIRTPLGRTWNTERTVKKMTKPKVVTRMGAIIEPMAREELMKDKNQATVADRNSVNSGKRKR is encoded by the exons ATGGCGAAAGTTTCCTCTAAGAAGAAATTGAGTAAAACGAAAGCGAAGAAGAGCTCCGAGGTGGCCGATGACAGCGCAGTGAAGAAGACGGAGGTGGTGTAcgatgaagaagaggatgaggaggaggatttaAATGACAATGTCaccagtgaggaggaggaggaggacggcgAGGATGAACGGAGACGCCAGAAGCTCCTGGAGGCCATCAGCGCTCtgggaggaaagaggaagaagacccTGGGGGAGAGGTCGGAGGCGGCCGTGCAGCTGTCCGAGTTCAGCGTGAACGCGGAGGGAGAGGGCGACAAGATCAACCTGTCCGACCTGATCGGCTCTATGGACAAAACCCCCCAGGTGTCCACAAAGACGAAGAAGCAGCTGAAGACGCTGCAGAAGAGCAACAGGACCGTGCAGAGTCCGCTCAGTAAGCAGGAGACTGAGAGGATCCAGAGGGACGTGGCTTTCCAGAAGGCGGCCTCGGAGGTGACCCGCTGGAAGGGCATCATCAAGCAGAACCAGCGGGCCGAGCAGCTGGTGTTCCCCCTCAATGAAGAGCCCCCCGGACCCAAACCCATGGAGAGGGTGGTGACCGGCTGGAAGGCGAGGACCCCGCTGGAGGAGGAGATCTTCGCCCTCCTCTCCGCCAACAAGCAGCCCATCCATGACCCCATCCTGACCCCGCAAG aggAGGTGTCCATGAAGGCCATGAGCCTGGAGGAGGCAAAGATCCGGcgtgcagagctgcagaaagcCCGTGCCCTGCAGTCCTACTACGAGGCCAAGACccgcagagagaggaagatcaAGAGCAAGAAGTACCACCGGGTGCAGAACAAGGCCAAGCGCAAAGACTTTGTGAAGCAGTTCGATGAGATGGTGAAGTCGGACCCCGCTGCCGCCTTAGAGGAGCTGAACAAGATGGAGCTGGCCCGCATGCAGGAGAGGATGTCGCTGAAGCACCAGAACAGCGGCAAGTGGGCCAAGTCCAAGGCCATCATGGCGAAATACGACGAGGGGGCTCGCAAAgccatgcagcagcagctggaggtgaACAAGGACCTCACGCAGAAGCTGGTGACGGCGGTAaacgatgaagaggaggaggaggaggaggaggagtgcgAGGGAGGTGACCCCGAGGTGCTGCCTGATTTTGTGAACGATGCAGAGCAGGGAGTGGACTCCTCCAATCCATGGATGAGAGGCAAACTCTCTGAAGACCCAGCCGAGAAGGAGACGAGTGAGATCGTGGATCTGACGGCAGAGGAGGAGTCTGCAgacgtggaggaggaggaggaggaggaggaggaggaggtgaaggaaacagaagaagaagcgcTCCTCAGAGAGTTTGACAGCAGGAGGAAACGGCGTCAGGCTCAGGAGACAGACATGATACCTGTGATATCTCTGGAtgacgatgaagaggaggagagtaaaactgcagtggaggaggaagaagagagtaTAACTGcagtggaggagaaggaggagagtaaagttgcagcagaggaggaggaggaga ttgcagcagaggaggaagaggagcagctcTCAGAGTTTACAAACCTTTACAAAGAAATCGCAGAGAGCCGACGCGAGGCTGAAGCTGAGCAGGCGGAGGCCGCAGCAG CGGCGGACGCAGAAACCTCCTCGGCTCAGCTGGAGGAGACCCTGATGAGGATCAGGACTctggaggacacagaggagcTCCTCATGCAGGAGGACTCAGCCGCTGATGAAGCACCTGTTCCCCCTCCCGCTGCAGAAGACCCGCCGCCTGCGAGTCAACCAGCGGggacaaacaaaaagaggaagcgAGGGATCGAGCTCAAGCAAGTCCTCACCAAGGCGACCAAAGTGATCCGGGTCCCGCTCGCTCAGACCGTGGAGGACGCCGAGGACTCTGACGACAATCAGGAGCAGAGGGGGCTCATCAGGGAGGCCTTCGCCGGGGACGACGTTGTCTCCGACTTcctgaaggagaagaggaagcagGAGGATGCGGGGAAGCCGCAGGTGGTGGACCTGACGCTGCCCGGGTGGGGCGAGTGGGGCGGGACGGGACTTAAACCGTCCCGCAGGAAACGCAAGAAGTTTAGGATGAAAGCAGCGCCGCCTCCACCCAGAAAAGACGTGAGCCTCCCGGGCGTCATCATCTCCGAGAAGAGGAACCGCTCCATCACGCTCCACCAGGTCAACACGCTCCCCTTCCCCTTTGAGACCCACACTCAGTTTGAGAGCACCATCCGCACGCCGCTGGGCCGCACCTGGAACACGGAGCGGACCGTGAAAAAGATGACCAAGCCGAAGGTGGTGACCCGGATGGGCGCCATCATCGAGCCGATGGCGAGGGAGGAGCTGATGAAGGACAAGAATCAGGCGACTGTGGCGGACAGAAACAGTGTGAACTCTGGGAAAAGGAAACGTTGA
- the si:dkey-251i10.3 gene encoding U3 small nucleolar RNA-associated protein 14 homolog A isoform X2, whose translation MAKVSSKKKLSKTKAKKSSEVADDSAVKKTEVVYDEEEDEEEDLNDNVTSEEEEEDGEDERRRQKLLEAISALGGKRKKTLGERSEAAVQLSEFSVNAEGEGDKINLSDLIGSMDKTPQVSTKTKKQLKTLQKSNRTVQSPLSKQETERIQRDVAFQKAASEVTRWKGIIKQNQRAEQLVFPLNEEPPGPKPMERVVTGWKARTPLEEEIFALLSANKQPIHDPILTPQEEVSMKAMSLEEAKIRRAELQKARALQSYYEAKTRRERKIKSKKYHRVQNKAKRKDFVKQFDEMVKSDPAAALEELNKMELARMQERMSLKHQNSGKWAKSKAIMAKYDEGARKAMQQQLEVNKDLTQKLVTAVNDEEEEEEEEECEGGDPEVLPDFVNDAEQGVDSSNPWMRGKLSEDPAEKETSEIVDLTAEEESADVEEEEEEEEEEVKETEEEALLREFDSRRKRRQAQETDMIPVISLDDDEEEESKTAVEEEEESITAVEEKEESKEEEESKVAAEEEEEQLSEFTNLYKEIAESRREAEAEQAEAAAAADAETSSAQLEETLMRIRTLEDTEELLMQEDSAADEAPVPPPAAEDPPPASQPAGTNKKRKRGIELKQVLTKATKVIRVPLAQTVEDAEDSDDNQEQRGLIREAFAGDDVVSDFLKEKRKQEDAGKPQVVDLTLPGWGEWGGTGLKPSRRKRKKFRMKAAPPPPRKDVSLPGVIISEKRNRSITLHQVNTLPFPFETHTQFESTIRTPLGRTWNTERTVKKMTKPKVVTRMGAIIEPMAREELMKDKNQATVADRNSVNSGKRKR comes from the exons ATGGCGAAAGTTTCCTCTAAGAAGAAATTGAGTAAAACGAAAGCGAAGAAGAGCTCCGAGGTGGCCGATGACAGCGCAGTGAAGAAGACGGAGGTGGTGTAcgatgaagaagaggatgaggaggaggatttaAATGACAATGTCaccagtgaggaggaggaggaggacggcgAGGATGAACGGAGACGCCAGAAGCTCCTGGAGGCCATCAGCGCTCtgggaggaaagaggaagaagacccTGGGGGAGAGGTCGGAGGCGGCCGTGCAGCTGTCCGAGTTCAGCGTGAACGCGGAGGGAGAGGGCGACAAGATCAACCTGTCCGACCTGATCGGCTCTATGGACAAAACCCCCCAGGTGTCCACAAAGACGAAGAAGCAGCTGAAGACGCTGCAGAAGAGCAACAGGACCGTGCAGAGTCCGCTCAGTAAGCAGGAGACTGAGAGGATCCAGAGGGACGTGGCTTTCCAGAAGGCGGCCTCGGAGGTGACCCGCTGGAAGGGCATCATCAAGCAGAACCAGCGGGCCGAGCAGCTGGTGTTCCCCCTCAATGAAGAGCCCCCCGGACCCAAACCCATGGAGAGGGTGGTGACCGGCTGGAAGGCGAGGACCCCGCTGGAGGAGGAGATCTTCGCCCTCCTCTCCGCCAACAAGCAGCCCATCCATGACCCCATCCTGACCCCGCAAG aggAGGTGTCCATGAAGGCCATGAGCCTGGAGGAGGCAAAGATCCGGcgtgcagagctgcagaaagcCCGTGCCCTGCAGTCCTACTACGAGGCCAAGACccgcagagagaggaagatcaAGAGCAAGAAGTACCACCGGGTGCAGAACAAGGCCAAGCGCAAAGACTTTGTGAAGCAGTTCGATGAGATGGTGAAGTCGGACCCCGCTGCCGCCTTAGAGGAGCTGAACAAGATGGAGCTGGCCCGCATGCAGGAGAGGATGTCGCTGAAGCACCAGAACAGCGGCAAGTGGGCCAAGTCCAAGGCCATCATGGCGAAATACGACGAGGGGGCTCGCAAAgccatgcagcagcagctggaggtgaACAAGGACCTCACGCAGAAGCTGGTGACGGCGGTAaacgatgaagaggaggaggaggaggaggaggagtgcgAGGGAGGTGACCCCGAGGTGCTGCCTGATTTTGTGAACGATGCAGAGCAGGGAGTGGACTCCTCCAATCCATGGATGAGAGGCAAACTCTCTGAAGACCCAGCCGAGAAGGAGACGAGTGAGATCGTGGATCTGACGGCAGAGGAGGAGTCTGCAgacgtggaggaggaggaggaggaggaggaggaggaggtgaaggaaacagaagaagaagcgcTCCTCAGAGAGTTTGACAGCAGGAGGAAACGGCGTCAGGCTCAGGAGACAGACATGATACCTGTGATATCTCTGGAtgacgatgaagaggaggagagtaaaactgcagtggaggaggaagaagagagtaTAACTGcagtggaggagaaggaggagagtaaa gaggaggaggagagtaaagttgcagcagaggaggaagaggagcagctcTCAGAGTTTACAAACCTTTACAAAGAAATCGCAGAGAGCCGACGCGAGGCTGAAGCTGAGCAGGCGGAGGCCGCAGCAG CGGCGGACGCAGAAACCTCCTCGGCTCAGCTGGAGGAGACCCTGATGAGGATCAGGACTctggaggacacagaggagcTCCTCATGCAGGAGGACTCAGCCGCTGATGAAGCACCTGTTCCCCCTCCCGCTGCAGAAGACCCGCCGCCTGCGAGTCAACCAGCGGggacaaacaaaaagaggaagcgAGGGATCGAGCTCAAGCAAGTCCTCACCAAGGCGACCAAAGTGATCCGGGTCCCGCTCGCTCAGACCGTGGAGGACGCCGAGGACTCTGACGACAATCAGGAGCAGAGGGGGCTCATCAGGGAGGCCTTCGCCGGGGACGACGTTGTCTCCGACTTcctgaaggagaagaggaagcagGAGGATGCGGGGAAGCCGCAGGTGGTGGACCTGACGCTGCCCGGGTGGGGCGAGTGGGGCGGGACGGGACTTAAACCGTCCCGCAGGAAACGCAAGAAGTTTAGGATGAAAGCAGCGCCGCCTCCACCCAGAAAAGACGTGAGCCTCCCGGGCGTCATCATCTCCGAGAAGAGGAACCGCTCCATCACGCTCCACCAGGTCAACACGCTCCCCTTCCCCTTTGAGACCCACACTCAGTTTGAGAGCACCATCCGCACGCCGCTGGGCCGCACCTGGAACACGGAGCGGACCGTGAAAAAGATGACCAAGCCGAAGGTGGTGACCCGGATGGGCGCCATCATCGAGCCGATGGCGAGGGAGGAGCTGATGAAGGACAAGAATCAGGCGACTGTGGCGGACAGAAACAGTGTGAACTCTGGGAAAAGGAAACGTTGA
- the si:dkey-251i10.3 gene encoding U3 small nucleolar RNA-associated protein 14 homolog A isoform X3, translated as MAKVSSKKKLSKTKAKKSSEVADDSAVKKTEVVYDEEEDEEEDLNDNVTSEEEEEDGEDERRRQKLLEAISALGGKRKKTLGERSEAAVQLSEFSVNAEGEGDKINLSDLIGSMDKTPQVSTKTKKQLKTLQKSNRTVQSPLSKQETERIQRDVAFQKAASEVTRWKGIIKQNQRAEQLVFPLNEEPPGPKPMERVVTGWKARTPLEEEIFALLSANKQPIHDPILTPQEEVSMKAMSLEEAKIRRAELQKARALQSYYEAKTRRERKIKSKKYHRVQNKAKRKDFVKQFDEMVKSDPAAALEELNKMELARMQERMSLKHQNSGKWAKSKAIMAKYDEGARKAMQQQLEVNKDLTQKLVTAVNDEEEEEEEEECEGGDPEVLPDFVNDAEQGVDSSNPWMRGKLSEDPAEKETSEIVDLTAEEESADVEEEEEEEEEEVKETEEEALLREFDSRRKRRQAQETDMIPVISLDDDEEEESKTAVEEEEESITAVEEKEESKVAAEEEEETEEEEEQLSEFTNLYKEIAESRREAEAEQAEAAAAADAETSSAQLEETLMRIRTLEDTEELLMQEDSAADEAPVPPPAAEDPPPASQPAGTNKKRKRGIELKQVLTKATKVIRVPLAQTVEDAEDSDDNQEQRGLIREAFAGDDVVSDFLKEKRKQEDAGKPQVVDLTLPGWGEWGGTGLKPSRRKRKKFRMKAAPPPPRKDVSLPGVIISEKRNRSITLHQVNTLPFPFETHTQFESTIRTPLGRTWNTERTVKKMTKPKVVTRMGAIIEPMAREELMKDKNQATVADRNSVNSGKRKR; from the exons ATGGCGAAAGTTTCCTCTAAGAAGAAATTGAGTAAAACGAAAGCGAAGAAGAGCTCCGAGGTGGCCGATGACAGCGCAGTGAAGAAGACGGAGGTGGTGTAcgatgaagaagaggatgaggaggaggatttaAATGACAATGTCaccagtgaggaggaggaggaggacggcgAGGATGAACGGAGACGCCAGAAGCTCCTGGAGGCCATCAGCGCTCtgggaggaaagaggaagaagacccTGGGGGAGAGGTCGGAGGCGGCCGTGCAGCTGTCCGAGTTCAGCGTGAACGCGGAGGGAGAGGGCGACAAGATCAACCTGTCCGACCTGATCGGCTCTATGGACAAAACCCCCCAGGTGTCCACAAAGACGAAGAAGCAGCTGAAGACGCTGCAGAAGAGCAACAGGACCGTGCAGAGTCCGCTCAGTAAGCAGGAGACTGAGAGGATCCAGAGGGACGTGGCTTTCCAGAAGGCGGCCTCGGAGGTGACCCGCTGGAAGGGCATCATCAAGCAGAACCAGCGGGCCGAGCAGCTGGTGTTCCCCCTCAATGAAGAGCCCCCCGGACCCAAACCCATGGAGAGGGTGGTGACCGGCTGGAAGGCGAGGACCCCGCTGGAGGAGGAGATCTTCGCCCTCCTCTCCGCCAACAAGCAGCCCATCCATGACCCCATCCTGACCCCGCAAG aggAGGTGTCCATGAAGGCCATGAGCCTGGAGGAGGCAAAGATCCGGcgtgcagagctgcagaaagcCCGTGCCCTGCAGTCCTACTACGAGGCCAAGACccgcagagagaggaagatcaAGAGCAAGAAGTACCACCGGGTGCAGAACAAGGCCAAGCGCAAAGACTTTGTGAAGCAGTTCGATGAGATGGTGAAGTCGGACCCCGCTGCCGCCTTAGAGGAGCTGAACAAGATGGAGCTGGCCCGCATGCAGGAGAGGATGTCGCTGAAGCACCAGAACAGCGGCAAGTGGGCCAAGTCCAAGGCCATCATGGCGAAATACGACGAGGGGGCTCGCAAAgccatgcagcagcagctggaggtgaACAAGGACCTCACGCAGAAGCTGGTGACGGCGGTAaacgatgaagaggaggaggaggaggaggaggagtgcgAGGGAGGTGACCCCGAGGTGCTGCCTGATTTTGTGAACGATGCAGAGCAGGGAGTGGACTCCTCCAATCCATGGATGAGAGGCAAACTCTCTGAAGACCCAGCCGAGAAGGAGACGAGTGAGATCGTGGATCTGACGGCAGAGGAGGAGTCTGCAgacgtggaggaggaggaggaggaggaggaggaggaggtgaaggaaacagaagaagaagcgcTCCTCAGAGAGTTTGACAGCAGGAGGAAACGGCGTCAGGCTCAGGAGACAGACATGATACCTGTGATATCTCTGGAtgacgatgaagaggaggagagtaaaactgcagtggaggaggaagaagagagtaTAACTGcagtggaggagaaggaggagagtaaagttgcagcagaggaggaggaggaga cagaggaggaagaggagcagctcTCAGAGTTTACAAACCTTTACAAAGAAATCGCAGAGAGCCGACGCGAGGCTGAAGCTGAGCAGGCGGAGGCCGCAGCAG CGGCGGACGCAGAAACCTCCTCGGCTCAGCTGGAGGAGACCCTGATGAGGATCAGGACTctggaggacacagaggagcTCCTCATGCAGGAGGACTCAGCCGCTGATGAAGCACCTGTTCCCCCTCCCGCTGCAGAAGACCCGCCGCCTGCGAGTCAACCAGCGGggacaaacaaaaagaggaagcgAGGGATCGAGCTCAAGCAAGTCCTCACCAAGGCGACCAAAGTGATCCGGGTCCCGCTCGCTCAGACCGTGGAGGACGCCGAGGACTCTGACGACAATCAGGAGCAGAGGGGGCTCATCAGGGAGGCCTTCGCCGGGGACGACGTTGTCTCCGACTTcctgaaggagaagaggaagcagGAGGATGCGGGGAAGCCGCAGGTGGTGGACCTGACGCTGCCCGGGTGGGGCGAGTGGGGCGGGACGGGACTTAAACCGTCCCGCAGGAAACGCAAGAAGTTTAGGATGAAAGCAGCGCCGCCTCCACCCAGAAAAGACGTGAGCCTCCCGGGCGTCATCATCTCCGAGAAGAGGAACCGCTCCATCACGCTCCACCAGGTCAACACGCTCCCCTTCCCCTTTGAGACCCACACTCAGTTTGAGAGCACCATCCGCACGCCGCTGGGCCGCACCTGGAACACGGAGCGGACCGTGAAAAAGATGACCAAGCCGAAGGTGGTGACCCGGATGGGCGCCATCATCGAGCCGATGGCGAGGGAGGAGCTGATGAAGGACAAGAATCAGGCGACTGTGGCGGACAGAAACAGTGTGAACTCTGGGAAAAGGAAACGTTGA